In Monomorium pharaonis isolate MP-MQ-018 chromosome 3, ASM1337386v2, whole genome shotgun sequence, a genomic segment contains:
- the LOC105828771 gene encoding serine-rich adhesin for platelets, which translates to MMLGQSGGHRMCLAKLNDQLTCKLCGGYFIDATTIIECLHSFCKSCIVKYLENNKYCPICDVQIHKSKPLLNIRSDRILQDIVYKLVPGCYQNEMRCRREFYAKHSEVCTQAMSPEERGEPVESYIYSPDESLCLSLEYYNPHMKDLNEINVGKSLLRRYFRCPAAVTVFHLQKLIRAKYGLGDANKVDIMYGEKPLDSSLTLMDVMYSHHWKRKEPLHLSYRIFETASKRLKLSEDNASYKQSLMDAGIDYIELKDEKSLKREWKEVQLKISETGVMSVTDISNTVHKRDAGIENLRDEKTSEKTINTVAESNKTDLIENSGTSSVEVISPTLIIDTQMTKNTIFSDSSNTFLVANNDVKFTSENSSTKNCVLLTNQHNGTTRQANEMRNCTASAKLQQDAQEVKTCIEITKIEDKPETVSQGQKDIGHSATQFTEENAVVETAEKKDAHVKKNSINNNNSADFQAESQECIKNSNETKMGEQAGSKIDALSVKLQFQPKMGQVSNTYSKKALKEKRATLQQNTKKSDVKSSTEDIKFLDAKTPTNYGNITDKVTTIPSLQKLAVSTVVSQNISDFSSISNKQKASLHEKDNQIDLQQALNLLEQKNSSTLTESAPKTSQVTSGVANQKLQNNSVAAMNEAVVSTVIPNVSTSTISQTTSTFPYMLHDVITNSVVLKSALKNSNSIPQKPSRVSPVVCSTSNSQMSVPQFNISQPSSVNVYSVPTSLKNNVSQDVTTITATSTATITTTAMSKPMAANTCPIPPCPDAIPISLMKSMRKQQDVTAKGTNLNEICAKIGFNTIGSKINDICAKIGENSKEKNRMDAHGIKPDVPDLLRISAKKTSLLSNSDAAAGIKHIPNIPNVPVYTPSGNATTMENKNAAVKSILPPTSTSASGTLAISTSQRLAPLKKQNQSVGYKTLRDPPKSWNPTLSKNNYVAVKNQAKEMQNQTQTSVSEGTNKQIPSKPAKIFKMRNMPRYLGNPASGVKPMYGVTNDTKEKEQSTNTKSANTLNMMKIDPKTLSPIVSTINSPIVSPPPYSPNARSYQNTPFSRDICRNTGSPISPRNSPVNMLSTNPFIPSPTPNTNPRIIYSHFPPPFPDASRFPNPLIRSPIGIPPPSAFHSSLPPSINKLYQRSSYIPQTTGYAPVVGQPPTVQRIPPSTHSSSPKSPKVSSPSSMSSTSFNQGKAAESQSPVTTSSVDSVALLLSKSVAATVSAVPVPVSVSLQRELNAFNLSKTGAGLSSSQTTSNVNVKMSTILDAKDTNVETQLPKPNSSMSLNLTENSTVSNGANERKSKEMEARKAQETAQCKDDNSRTKSMETKCSIQVADNVAISHDKKEKNQVAKINGDVTTEQFTNKKSKEDNGNDETATTVETTKRDCQVERFSSKERNSISKSNTQANVSISPADDSKSEDLGKSDEIQGNKSEVQKSKAET; encoded by the exons AT GATGTTAGGGCAGAGTGGTGGACATCGAATGTGTTTGGCCAAACTCAACGATCAACTAACATGCAAATTATGTGGTGGATATTTTATCGATGCCACTACCATCATAGAATGTTTACATTCAT TTTGCAAAAGttgtattgttaaatatttggaGAATAATAAGTATTGTCCGATCTGCGATGTACAGATTCATAAAAGTAAGCCACTACTAAATATACGTTCTGATCGTATATTACAGGACATTGTTTATAAACTGGTACCTGGATGTTATCAAA ATGAGATGCGATGTCGAAGAGAATTTTACGCAAAACATTCAGAAGTATGTACTCAAGCCATGTCTCCGGAAGAACGTGGAGAACCTGTAGAATCATATATATACTCTCCAGATGAATCTCTCTGCTTGTCCTTGGAATACTATAATCCTCATATGAAagatttaaatgaaataaatgtcGGGAAATCCCTTTTAAGGCGATATTTTCGGTGTCCTGCAGCAGTTACAGTATttcatttacaaaaattaataagagcCAAATATGGTCTTGGTGATGCAAATAAAGTCGATATAATGTACGGGGAAAAACCGTTAGACAGTAGCTTAACATTAATGGATGTGATGTATAGCCACCATTGGAAACGG AAAGAACCATTACATTTAAGCTATAGGATATTTGAGACAGCTTCAAAACGCCTGAAATTATCCGAAGATAATGCAAGCTACAAACAATCATTAATGGACGCTGGCATTGATTATATAGAGTTAAAGGATGAGAAATCGTTGAAACGCGAGTGGAAAGAAGTGCAgttaaaaatatcagaaaCAGGTGTGATGAGTGTAACTGATATATCAAATACTGTACATAAAAGGGATGCGGGAATCGAGAATTTACGTGATGAGAAAACTTCAGAGAAAACTATAAATACCGTTGCGGAAAGTAATAAAACAGATTTGATAGAAAATAGTGGTACATCTTCTGTAGAAGTAATTTCACCCACTTTGATCATTGATACGCAAATGacgaaaaatacaatattttccgATTCGAGCAACACATTCCTTGTTGCGAATAATGACGTTAAATTTACAAGTGAGAATTCGTCGACTAAGAACTGTGTATTGCTAACTAATCAACACAACGGAACTACGAGACAGGCGAATGAAATGAGAAATTGCACTGCCTCTGCAAAATTGCAGCAGGATGCACAAGAAGTAAAAACTTGTATTGAAATTACTAAAATCGAAGACAAACCTGAGACAGTTTCGCAAGGGCAAAAAGATATTGGTCACTCGGCGACGCAATTTACAGAGGAAAATGCAGTTGTCGAAACTGCGGAAAAGAAAGACGCACATGTGAAAAAGAATtcgattaataataacaatagtGCGGATTTCCAGGCTGAATCTCAGgagtgtataaaaaattcaaatgagACAAAAATGGGAGAGCAAGCCGGGTCAAAAATTGATGCATTGAgcgtaaaattacaatttcaacCGAAAATGGGTCAAGTTAGCAACACTTATTCTAAAAAAGCTCTAAAGGAGAAACGAGCGACTCTTCAGCAGAATACGAAGAAGTCTGATGTAAAGTCGTCAACCGaggatataaaatttcttgacGCAAAGACGCCGACCAACTATGGAAATATAACAGATAAAGTCACGACAATTCCTTCATTGCAAAAATTGGCTGTGTCCACAGTGGTAtctcaaaatatttcagatttttCGTCCATATCTAATAAGCAAAAAGCTTCTCTTCACGAGAAGGATAATCAAATCGATTTGCAACAGGCTCTGAATTTGTTAGAACAGAAAAACTCATCGACATTGACGGAATCCGCCCCGAAAACGAGTCAAGTCACGTCTGGTGTAGCTAATCAAAAGTTACAGAATAATAGTGTAGCCGCAATGAATGAAGCTGTTGTATCCACTGTTATACCGAATGTTTCTACATCCACGATTAGTCAGACAACATCTACGTTTCCTTACATGCTTCATGATGTCATAACTAACTCGGTCGTCCTGAAATCGGCGCTAAAAAATTCCAATAGCATACCTCAGAAACCATCGAGAGTGTCACCTGTCGTTTGTTCGACGTCCAACAGCCAGATGTCGGTGCCTCAGTTCAACATATCGCAACCATCATCTGTAAATGTGTACTCCGTACCTACATCACTGAAGAATAACGTAAGCCAAGATGTAACTACCATAACGGCTACGTCGACAGCGACGATCACAACGACAGCGATGTCGAAACCAATGGCGGCCAACACGTGTCCGATACCCCCGTGTCCGGACGCGATCCCTATATCTTTAATGAAGTCCATGCGCAAACAGCAGGACGTAACTGCGAAAGGTACCAATCTGAATGAGATTTGCGCAAAGATTGGTTTCAACACGATTGGTTCGAAGATCAATGATATCTGCGCAAAGATAGGAGAGAACTCGAAGGAGAAAAACCGGATGGACGCGCATGGCATTAAGCCGGATGTGCCCGATCTGCTCAGAATAAGCGCAAAGAAGACATCGTTATTATCTAATTCGGACGCCGCGGCAGGCATTAAACATATACCAAATATTCCGAATGTACCGGTGTATACTCCGAGCGGCAACGCAACGACAATGGAAAACAAAAATGCCGCAGTCAAATCTATTCTGCCTCCTACGTCGACGTCTGCCAGCGGCACGTTGGCGATATCAACGTCCCAGAGACTTGCGCCGCTCAAGAAGCAGAATCAATCAGTTGGATACAAGACGCTGCGTGATCCGCCCAAATCCTGGAATCCGACTCtgtcgaaaaataattacgtagcGGTGAAAAATCAGGCGAAAGAGATGCAGAATCAAACACAAACCTCTGTGTCCGAAGGTACGAACAAGCAAATCCCATCTAAACCCGCTAAGATCTTCAAGATGCGAAACATGCCGCGATACCTGGGTAATCCGGCATCAGGTGTGAAGCCCATGTACGGAGTAACGAACGACACGAAGGAGAAGGAACAGTCGACCAACACGAAGAGTGCCAATACTCTTAATATGATGAAGATCGATCCCAAGACCCTGTCGCCCATCGTCTCGACAATTAATTCACCGATCGTCTCGCCGCCGCCCTACTCGCCAAACGCCCGCAGTTATCAAAACACGCCATTTTCACGCGACATATGCCGCAACACCGGTTCACCCATATCGCCGAGAAATTCTCCGGTGAATATGCTGTCAACTAATCCATTCATACCATCACCTACACCGAACACGAATCCACGAATTATATACTCGCACTTTCCGCCGCCGTTTCCGGATGCCAGCCGTTTTCCGAATCCCCTGATTCGATCACCCATCGGCATTCCACCTCCCAGTGCCTTCCACAGCAGTCTACCCCCTTCGATCAACAAACTGTATCAGCGGTCAAGTTACATACCACAAACTACCGGCTACGCGCCGGTGGTCGGTCAGCCACCGACGGTACAGAGAATACCACCCAGCACGCATTCATCCTCGCCAAAATCGCCCAAAGTCTCGTCACCCAGTTCGATGTCATCTACGTCGTTCAATCAGGGGAAAGCAGCGGAATCGCAGTCACCAGTCACGACGTCGTCGGTGGACAGCGTCGCGCTGCTTCTTTCCAAAAGCGTGGCGGCAACCGTATCGGCGGTGCCGGTGCCTGTATCTGTGTCACTGCAACGAGAGCTCAATGCATTCAATCTATCCAAAACTGGTGCTGGCTTGTCGTCGAGTCAAACGACCTCCAACGTCAACGTCAAAATGTCTACGATATTGGATGCGAAAGACACCAATGTCGAGACGCAACTCCCCAAACCAAATTCCTCGATGTCGCTCAACCTGACGGAGAATTCGACTGTGTCGAACGGCGCCAATGAGAGAAAAAGTAAGGAAATGGAAGCGCGAAAAGCACAGGAGACGGCGCAATGTAAAGACGATAATTCGAGAACAAAGTCTATGGAGACAAAATGCAGTATCCAAGTCGCTGATAATGTTGCGATTTCGCATgataaaaaggagaaaaatcAAGTGGCCAAGATCAACGGCGATGTTACGACGGAACAGTTCACAAATAAGAAATCTAAAGAAGATAATGGTAACGACGAAACGGCGACAACGGTAGAGACGACCAAACGAGATTGCCAGGTGGAACGGTTCTCGTCCAAAGAACGGAATAGTATTTCGAAGAGTAACACTCAAGCTAATGTCAGTATCTCGCCGGCGGACGATTCTAAAAGCGAAGATCTTGGCAAGAGTGATGAGATACAGGGTAACAAATCTGAAGTACAAAAAAGTAAAGCAGAGACGTGa
- the LOC105832404 gene encoding uncharacterized protein LOC105832404 isoform X2 — protein MGNPCTMKTRTRRPWWKNTRCAHSSYSRRISTHSTFGSCNPEEWIIMNITLQMINGTKMITCNITYKEADNSTGQVYRIHIMIDNYINRTVCTGEPTIWIDNINCNNQNHTESGMDVCKIANELGYMEKQTEWFQHRYGISSGDTRYNLIFCINIYNDDLSWYTS, from the exons ATGGGCAATCCATGTACTATGAAGACTAGAACCAGGAGACCATGGTGGAAGAATACAAGGTGTGCTCATAGCTCATACTCAAGACGAATTTCG ACTCATTCAACCTTCGGGTCTTGTAATCCAGAGGAATGgattataatgaatataacACTCCAGATGATTAATGgaacaaaaatgattacaTGTAACATTACTTACAAAGAG gcGGACAATTCTACAGGACAAGTATACAGGATACATATTATGATAGATAATTACATAAACCGTACAGTGTGTACTGGAGAACCAACAATATGGATTGACAATATCAACTGTAATAACCAAAACCACACGGAATCAGGCATGGACGTttgtaaaattgcaaat GAATTGGGATATATGGAAAAACAGACAGAATGGTTTCAACACCGATATGGAATATCTTCTGGAGATACAcgttataatttgatattttgtataaatatatataatgacgACTTATCATGGTACAcatcataa
- the LOC105832404 gene encoding uncharacterized protein LOC105832404 isoform X4, protein MVEEYKTHSTFGSCNPEEWIIMNITLQMINGTKMITCNITYKEADNSTGQVYRIHIMIDNYINRTVCTGEPTIWIDNINCNNQNHTESGMDVCKIANELGYMEKQTEWFQHRYGISSGDTRYNLIFCINIYNDDLSWYTS, encoded by the exons ATGGTGGAAGAATACAAG ACTCATTCAACCTTCGGGTCTTGTAATCCAGAGGAATGgattataatgaatataacACTCCAGATGATTAATGgaacaaaaatgattacaTGTAACATTACTTACAAAGAG gcGGACAATTCTACAGGACAAGTATACAGGATACATATTATGATAGATAATTACATAAACCGTACAGTGTGTACTGGAGAACCAACAATATGGATTGACAATATCAACTGTAATAACCAAAACCACACGGAATCAGGCATGGACGTttgtaaaattgcaaat GAATTGGGATATATGGAAAAACAGACAGAATGGTTTCAACACCGATATGGAATATCTTCTGGAGATACAcgttataatttgatattttgtataaatatatataatgacgACTTATCATGGTACAcatcataa
- the LOC105832404 gene encoding uncharacterized protein LOC105832404 isoform X1 encodes MFAKSSYRDYEMKFSYVIFICPLIIVSAIATMKFTHSTFGSCNPEEWIIMNITLQMINGTKMITCNITYKEADNSTGQVYRIHIMIDNYINRTVCTGEPTIWIDNINCNNQNHTESGMDVCKIANELGYMEKQTEWFQHRYGISSGDTRYNLIFCINIYNDDLSWYTS; translated from the exons ATGTTTGCAAAATCTTCCTATCGGG ATTACGAAATGAAGTTCAgctacgtaatatttatttgtcctTTAATCATAGTATCGGCCATAGCAACGATGAAATTT ACTCATTCAACCTTCGGGTCTTGTAATCCAGAGGAATGgattataatgaatataacACTCCAGATGATTAATGgaacaaaaatgattacaTGTAACATTACTTACAAAGAG gcGGACAATTCTACAGGACAAGTATACAGGATACATATTATGATAGATAATTACATAAACCGTACAGTGTGTACTGGAGAACCAACAATATGGATTGACAATATCAACTGTAATAACCAAAACCACACGGAATCAGGCATGGACGTttgtaaaattgcaaat GAATTGGGATATATGGAAAAACAGACAGAATGGTTTCAACACCGATATGGAATATCTTCTGGAGATACAcgttataatttgatattttgtataaatatatataatgacgACTTATCATGGTACAcatcataa
- the LOC105832404 gene encoding uncharacterized protein LOC105832404 isoform X3, giving the protein MKFSYVIFICPLIIVSAIATMKFTHSTFGSCNPEEWIIMNITLQMINGTKMITCNITYKEADNSTGQVYRIHIMIDNYINRTVCTGEPTIWIDNINCNNQNHTESGMDVCKIANELGYMEKQTEWFQHRYGISSGDTRYNLIFCINIYNDDLSWYTS; this is encoded by the exons ATGAAGTTCAgctacgtaatatttatttgtcctTTAATCATAGTATCGGCCATAGCAACGATGAAATTT ACTCATTCAACCTTCGGGTCTTGTAATCCAGAGGAATGgattataatgaatataacACTCCAGATGATTAATGgaacaaaaatgattacaTGTAACATTACTTACAAAGAG gcGGACAATTCTACAGGACAAGTATACAGGATACATATTATGATAGATAATTACATAAACCGTACAGTGTGTACTGGAGAACCAACAATATGGATTGACAATATCAACTGTAATAACCAAAACCACACGGAATCAGGCATGGACGTttgtaaaattgcaaat GAATTGGGATATATGGAAAAACAGACAGAATGGTTTCAACACCGATATGGAATATCTTCTGGAGATACAcgttataatttgatattttgtataaatatatataatgacgACTTATCATGGTACAcatcataa
- the LOC105832403 gene encoding ejaculatory bulb-specific protein 3 produces MKFTFVLLLNLVLSGLVLGIEYYSDTYDNIDVDAIINSDRLLNQYMNCILDKGPCTADGRSLKLILPDAIATSCEKCNGKQKQTARKIIRHLKERKPNIWAAFLERYDPNEEYVAFYKEFLTQGDI; encoded by the exons atgaaattcACATTTGTTCTACTGCTTAATCTCGTGTTATCTGGACTAGTTTTAGGAATAGAATACTATTCAGATACATATGATAATATAGATGTGGATGCGATTATTAATAGTGATCGTCTGTTAAATCAATACATGAATTGTATTCTTGACAAAGGTCCCTGTACTGCTGATGGACGTAGTCTTAAAC tGATTCTTCCGGATGCGATAGCCACATCTTGTGAAAAATGCAACGGAAAACAGAAACAGACagcaagaaaaataatcaGACATTTGAAAGAACGTAAACCAAACATTTGGGCAGCGTTTCTCGAGAGATATGATCCTAATGAAGAATATGTtgcattttataaagaatttttgacACAAGGAGATATTTAA